A window of Mucilaginibacter paludis DSM 18603 contains these coding sequences:
- the pelA gene encoding pectate lyase: MKNLFFKLLAISILLGCTAEAQTRYHYKIDAEAFGDNSRHWYGIFDKANMINPLPGRPRYKPTDIINVADNILLYQKNNGGWPKNYDVFAILTQAQKDSLIAGKNVLNTTYDNNSTYTQIICLANVYTETHIEKYKEAALKGLDFILASQYKNGGWPQYYPLENNYSRCITYNDGVFEGIIELLYDIKNNQPQYAFIDGQHRAKLIAAYNKGLDCILKTQINDNGKPTAWCQQYDEVKLTPAWARKFEPPSICNGESSGIVLFLMGIDKPSKPIINAIQNAVAWFQQSKIYNIRVKTIPAPRLVTPFRVSTTDRVAVTDSTAPPIWTRYYELKTHRPLFCNRTSVLVYSLAEVARERRDGYGWYTYAPQKVLNNYSKWQQKWAPDDDVLKR; this comes from the coding sequence ATGAAAAACTTATTTTTTAAGTTATTAGCTATTAGTATACTGCTTGGCTGTACAGCTGAAGCACAAACCCGTTATCATTATAAAATTGACGCGGAGGCCTTTGGCGATAATTCAAGGCACTGGTATGGCATATTTGATAAGGCAAACATGATTAACCCGCTTCCAGGCAGGCCGCGTTATAAGCCAACAGACATTATTAATGTGGCTGATAATATTTTACTGTACCAAAAAAACAATGGTGGATGGCCCAAAAACTACGATGTATTCGCCATACTTACCCAGGCACAAAAAGACAGTTTAATTGCCGGTAAAAACGTTTTAAATACTACTTACGATAATAATTCAACCTATACCCAGATTATTTGCTTAGCCAACGTATATACCGAAACCCATATAGAAAAATACAAGGAAGCGGCCCTCAAGGGGCTGGATTTTATATTGGCCTCGCAATATAAAAATGGTGGCTGGCCGCAATATTACCCGCTCGAAAACAATTACAGCAGGTGTATTACCTATAACGATGGCGTTTTTGAAGGTATTATTGAACTTTTATATGACATTAAGAACAACCAACCGCAGTATGCTTTCATAGATGGCCAACACCGCGCAAAGCTGATAGCCGCCTATAACAAAGGCTTAGACTGTATTTTAAAAACCCAGATAAACGACAATGGAAAACCTACCGCCTGGTGCCAGCAATACGACGAGGTTAAGCTAACGCCGGCCTGGGCACGTAAATTTGAACCGCCCAGCATTTGCAATGGCGAGAGCTCGGGCATAGTACTTTTTTTAATGGGCATTGACAAACCCTCCAAACCAATTATCAACGCTATCCAGAATGCTGTGGCCTGGTTTCAGCAATCAAAAATCTATAATATCCGTGTTAAAACTATTCCGGCTCCACGCCTCGTCACCCCGTTCAGGGTTTCTACAACCGACCGTGTAGCGGTAACCGATTCTACAGCTCCCCCGATCTGGACACGCTACTATGAATTGAAAACACATAGGCCTTTATTTTGTAACCGCACCAGCGTGCTGGTATATTCGTTAGCCGAAGTAGCCCGGGAACGCCGCGATGGATACGGCTGGTATACTTATGCGCCGCAAAAGGTGTTGAACAATTACTCCAAATGGCAGCAAAAATGGGCTCCTGATGATGATGTATTAAAGCGATAG
- a CDS encoding GNAT family N-acetyltransferase: MLIRKGTLSDVPAIMQLIDDVVPAMIAAGNFQWDSNYPNPAVFEQDIQLNQLWVAEIENAIAGVAAITTDQDEEYATVGWDITETAIVTHRLAVNPQYRGLGIAAELLNQAEQEALARGINFLRIDTNSNNQATQKLFPKLGYVYAGEISLAFRPGLRFYCYEKKLG, translated from the coding sequence ATGCTCATCCGCAAAGGCACTTTATCCGATGTACCCGCCATTATGCAACTCATTGATGATGTGGTACCGGCCATGATTGCGGCAGGCAATTTTCAGTGGGACAGCAATTACCCCAACCCGGCTGTATTTGAGCAGGATATTCAGCTCAACCAGTTATGGGTAGCAGAAATAGAAAATGCTATAGCCGGGGTAGCCGCCATAACAACCGATCAGGATGAGGAATATGCCACCGTTGGCTGGGATATTACCGAAACCGCTATTGTTACGCACCGGCTGGCGGTTAACCCTCAATACCGGGGTTTGGGCATAGCCGCCGAGCTGCTCAACCAGGCCGAGCAGGAAGCTTTAGCACGGGGCATCAATTTTTTACGTATCGATACCAACAGCAATAACCAGGCAACACAAAAACTTTTCCCCAAATTGGGCTATGTATATGCCGGCGAAATATCATTAGCCTTTAGGCCTGGCCTCAGGTTTTATTGTTATGAAAAAAAATTGGGCTGA
- a CDS encoding trypsin-like peptidase domain-containing protein, producing MINHSKIFLVLILIFLLPNVYAQEFKSDQLEKTIKAGIKKAYPASVKIMGFDTVKHIQNSAQFSGVVVSADGHILTAAHAIQPYKIYKVLFPDGRNCWAVGLGRIALTGTATLPDAAMIKIITKGNWPYVDMAWSAALKVDEPCLSIAYPQDLNQSLPLVRFGRIAVVCDDLGFVQSTCAMELGDSGGALFDYSGRLIGIHSRCFKSEEVNCEVPVDLYRKYWSALNQPKNYTGLPETQDEIKADPMAAHIYTVPELKSLPSIFTKKAARFKSSQFLITSRVKNSEQKILGTLIIADDPKFKKSGAGSMLISKNSCVGNEPVVWLPKEGAVKAQVVFRSVTDDLVLLKIDRKLDGGIDIKAAKNDSLKFDQVGTILLSPRPDSLPKVSALGSTGFPLTLKFSMGYLGATSFIKEGKIVVSRVQQGSPAGMGGLKADDTLNSINHEQVNNLVELQRELKKYEPGDDIEIAASRNGKDTVMAVTLGLRPVASPNHNAEKFTGGKSIRRDGFAKIFGHDARITPEECGGPVIDVQGNFYGINIARFSRVVTLAVPVSQLRQFLLKALGDQRS from the coding sequence ATGATCAATCATTCTAAAATTTTTCTTGTTCTCATTTTAATTTTTCTTTTACCGAATGTATATGCGCAGGAATTTAAAAGCGATCAGCTTGAAAAAACAATTAAGGCTGGTATAAAAAAAGCCTACCCGGCCAGCGTAAAAATTATGGGTTTTGATACCGTTAAGCATATCCAGAATAGCGCACAGTTTAGCGGAGTAGTGGTGAGCGCAGATGGGCATATTCTCACGGCGGCCCATGCCATTCAGCCTTATAAGATATACAAAGTGCTATTCCCCGACGGCCGGAACTGTTGGGCAGTGGGTTTAGGCAGAATAGCTTTAACGGGTACTGCAACACTGCCGGATGCCGCGATGATTAAAATTATCACGAAGGGAAATTGGCCATACGTTGATATGGCCTGGTCGGCTGCATTAAAGGTAGATGAGCCATGCCTCAGCATAGCTTATCCTCAGGATTTAAACCAGTCTTTGCCATTGGTGCGATTTGGCCGGATTGCTGTTGTGTGCGATGATCTGGGCTTTGTACAATCTACCTGTGCTATGGAGTTGGGAGATTCTGGCGGTGCCCTATTTGATTACAGCGGAAGGCTTATTGGCATCCACAGCCGTTGCTTTAAAAGCGAGGAAGTGAATTGTGAAGTTCCGGTGGATCTGTACCGGAAATATTGGTCTGCTCTGAATCAGCCTAAAAACTACACCGGGTTGCCTGAAACCCAAGATGAAATAAAAGCCGATCCCATGGCGGCGCATATTTATACCGTGCCTGAGTTAAAAAGTTTGCCGTCCATCTTCACTAAAAAGGCCGCAAGATTTAAGAGTAGTCAGTTTTTAATTACGAGCCGGGTGAAAAATTCGGAGCAGAAAATTTTAGGTACACTGATTATTGCCGACGATCCGAAATTTAAAAAGTCAGGAGCAGGGAGTATGTTGATCAGCAAAAACTCTTGTGTGGGCAACGAGCCCGTGGTATGGCTGCCGAAAGAAGGAGCGGTGAAAGCGCAGGTGGTTTTCAGAAGCGTAACGGATGACCTGGTTTTATTAAAGATAGATCGTAAACTCGATGGCGGGATTGATATCAAAGCAGCGAAGAATGATAGTTTGAAATTTGATCAGGTTGGAACGATACTGCTGTCGCCGCGACCCGATTCCCTGCCGAAGGTAAGCGCGTTAGGTAGTACGGGCTTTCCCTTAACACTTAAGTTTAGCATGGGCTATCTCGGCGCTACTTCATTTATAAAGGAAGGCAAAATTGTAGTTTCGAGGGTACAGCAAGGCTCGCCCGCAGGTATGGGCGGTTTAAAGGCCGATGATACGTTAAACAGCATCAACCATGAGCAGGTAAATAACCTGGTGGAATTGCAACGGGAGCTAAAAAAATATGAGCCGGGCGATGATATCGAAATTGCGGCATCAAGAAACGGAAAAGATACGGTTATGGCGGTAACCTTAGGCCTCAGGCCGGTTGCGAGCCCCAATCACAACGCTGAGAAATTTACCGGCGGAAAAAGTATCCGGCGCGATGGATTTGCAAAAATATTTGGCCACGATGCCCGCATCACGCCCGAAGAATGCGGTGGGCCGGTGATAGATGTTCAGGGTAATTTTTATGGTATCAACATCGCCAGGTTTAGCCGTGTGGTTACCTTGGCAGTACCGGTAAGTCAGCTTCGGCAGTTTTTACTAAAGGCTTTGGGTGATCAGCGGAGTTAA
- a CDS encoding 5'-nucleotidase, lipoprotein e(P4) family, whose protein sequence is MFKKTIVIASAAFLTLTSIAKAQQTPSTANFIADGKLWSSLWQQKAAEYRALCFQAYNIAQLRADQSLLKTYGKPLAIVTDIDETLLDNSPNSVHQGLLGKDYETKAWLNWTSKSIADTVPGAPSFLKYAASKGITVYYITNREESERAATLKNLQLYGFPNADNEHLMMRQTTSSKELRRQEVAKTHEIILLLGDNLADFSSLFDKKTVDERLKNTQEQAALFGKLFIIIPNANYGDWETSLYEYNYKLTPAQKEEIFKKNLKTE, encoded by the coding sequence ATGTTCAAAAAAACGATTGTTATCGCATCTGCCGCATTCCTTACCCTAACCAGCATAGCAAAAGCGCAACAAACACCATCAACCGCAAACTTTATTGCCGATGGTAAATTATGGAGCAGCTTATGGCAGCAAAAAGCGGCCGAATACCGCGCTTTGTGTTTCCAGGCCTATAACATCGCGCAATTACGTGCCGATCAATCTCTGCTGAAAACTTACGGTAAACCTTTAGCCATCGTGACCGACATTGATGAAACATTGTTAGACAATAGCCCCAACTCGGTACACCAGGGCTTATTAGGGAAAGATTACGAAACCAAAGCCTGGCTAAACTGGACCAGCAAATCCATTGCCGATACCGTACCCGGTGCTCCCTCGTTTTTAAAATACGCGGCATCTAAAGGTATTACGGTATACTACATCACCAACCGCGAAGAGAGCGAGCGGGCGGCAACCTTAAAAAATCTGCAGTTGTACGGTTTCCCCAATGCCGACAATGAGCATTTGATGATGCGCCAAACTACCTCAAGCAAAGAACTGCGCCGCCAGGAAGTAGCCAAAACTCACGAGATCATTTTATTGCTGGGCGATAATTTAGCCGATTTTTCGAGCCTTTTTGATAAAAAAACAGTTGATGAGCGCCTTAAAAACACCCAGGAGCAAGCTGCCTTATTTGGCAAATTGTTCATCATCATCCCCAATGCCAACTATGGCGACTGGGAGACCTCCCTCTACGAATACAACTACAAATTAACCCCTGCCCAAAAAGAAGAGATCTTTAAAAAGAACTTAAAAACAGAGTGA
- a CDS encoding TlpA family protein disulfide reductase: MKIFNLYGAAIIPLMLLCFCANAQVKKQILITGKVEYLNPEGFKKYNMVWLKKGFGSKSIDSVLVKADGTFSFKLMVTKPAIYQLDILKWQNVAFWADQDINVSARGYDTAKYKSKNSGFVKVESKSAGTQLISMAMYNRYLDNKIKADLLDEGFAAQKRRNTDSAWYAYYRKQMLYRKVETLGEDRLKMMIEASVNNSASVFLLAAMDWKKEPDYVIKGLDKLLALNPGFEDAAQVKKEVVNYAAQQKLLQKGSVAPGIAYANPGGQIINLSSLKGKYVLVDFWASWCGPCRKAIPKLKELYTEYKDKGFEILSVSVDTDHSAWKRAMSEEAMPWAQVVSPDKEKTLSDFMIQGIPTLFLLDKDGKIIEKFTGYSSRLEQLLKEKVGG, encoded by the coding sequence ATGAAGATATTTAATTTGTACGGGGCCGCTATTATCCCCCTCATGTTACTTTGCTTTTGTGCTAACGCGCAGGTGAAAAAGCAGATACTGATAACCGGAAAGGTTGAGTACTTAAATCCTGAAGGGTTTAAAAAGTACAATATGGTATGGCTTAAAAAAGGGTTTGGCTCCAAAAGTATCGATTCTGTATTGGTGAAAGCCGACGGTACATTTAGTTTCAAACTGATGGTGACTAAGCCTGCAATTTACCAGCTGGATATTCTTAAATGGCAAAATGTAGCCTTTTGGGCCGATCAGGATATTAATGTTTCTGCACGGGGATATGATACTGCCAAATACAAAAGTAAAAACTCCGGTTTTGTAAAGGTAGAAAGCAAATCAGCCGGAACCCAGTTGATCAGCATGGCCATGTATAACCGTTACCTGGATAATAAAATTAAGGCTGATTTATTGGACGAAGGGTTTGCCGCACAAAAGCGACGTAATACCGATTCAGCCTGGTATGCTTACTATCGCAAGCAGATGCTTTATCGCAAAGTGGAGACGCTGGGTGAAGATCGTTTGAAGATGATGATAGAAGCGTCTGTTAATAATTCGGCATCGGTTTTTTTACTGGCTGCGATGGATTGGAAGAAAGAACCGGATTATGTAATCAAAGGGCTGGATAAATTACTGGCCTTAAACCCTGGCTTTGAAGATGCCGCCCAGGTAAAAAAAGAGGTTGTTAACTATGCAGCCCAGCAAAAATTGCTGCAGAAAGGTAGTGTGGCCCCCGGTATAGCTTACGCAAACCCCGGTGGGCAGATTATTAACCTAAGCTCTTTAAAAGGGAAATATGTGCTGGTTGATTTTTGGGCAAGTTGGTGCGGCCCCTGCCGCAAGGCCATCCCGAAGCTGAAGGAATTGTATACTGAATATAAAGATAAAGGGTTTGAGATATTGAGCGTTTCTGTTGATACCGATCATTCTGCCTGGAAGAGGGCCATGTCTGAAGAAGCCATGCCTTGGGCGCAGGTGGTTAGTCCGGATAAGGAAAAAACCCTAAGCGATTTTATGATTCAGGGTATCCCCACTTTGTTTTTACTGGATAAGGACGGAAAAATTATAGAGAAATTTACCGGCTATAGCTCCCGGCTGGAGCAATTACTAAAAGAAAAAGTGGGCGGGTAA
- the gldB gene encoding gliding motility lipoprotein GldB — MNALMHNKPLKQIYLFFSIALLCAACGRDKKVDVSNIPVTITISRFDHDFDEMRTKPMAAQAEVLKKKYGVFYQDFIERILQAGSISDTAYFATLRKVFATQSYTDLKHEVDSIYPNLNKQNEQLTDAFRRIKYYFPKKQIPQVYAYFSGFQAQTSLGNHYFAIGLDLFLGTDSKFYPALIENFPHYVSRRFTPDNIPPRVVEGFVREDMFSEKDEDKTLLSKMIYNGKIMYLMDQVLPDVADSTKIGYTSKQLKWCQDFKPQIWAFILEENLLYESDYLKIQKYLNEAPFTPGLGEKNESAPKLAVWTGWQIVKQYMDKHPQITLAQLMADTNAQQILDESKYRPQ, encoded by the coding sequence ATGAATGCATTGATGCACAATAAACCCTTAAAGCAAATTTACCTTTTTTTTTCTATAGCCTTGCTATGTGCAGCCTGCGGAAGAGATAAAAAAGTTGATGTAAGCAATATCCCCGTCACTATCACCATTTCGCGCTTTGACCATGATTTTGATGAAATGCGCACCAAACCCATGGCCGCCCAGGCCGAAGTTTTGAAAAAAAAGTACGGCGTATTTTACCAGGATTTTATTGAAAGGATATTACAAGCGGGCAGTATTAGCGATACAGCCTATTTTGCAACACTCAGGAAAGTTTTTGCCACGCAATCCTACACGGATCTGAAACACGAGGTGGATTCTATTTATCCCAACCTCAACAAACAGAACGAGCAATTAACGGATGCCTTCAGGCGAATTAAATATTACTTCCCCAAAAAGCAAATACCACAAGTTTATGCTTATTTTTCGGGCTTCCAGGCTCAAACTTCTCTCGGCAACCATTACTTCGCCATTGGGCTCGACCTGTTTTTAGGCACCGATTCTAAATTTTATCCGGCGCTGATCGAAAACTTTCCGCATTATGTATCCCGGCGCTTTACGCCCGATAATATTCCGCCACGTGTGGTTGAAGGTTTTGTGCGCGAGGATATGTTTAGCGAAAAGGACGAAGATAAAACCCTGCTGTCAAAAATGATCTATAACGGTAAAATTATGTACCTGATGGACCAAGTGTTGCCCGATGTGGCCGATTCTACCAAAATTGGCTATACCAGCAAGCAATTGAAGTGGTGTCAGGATTTTAAACCGCAAATATGGGCCTTTATTTTAGAGGAAAACCTGCTTTACGAAAGCGATTACCTTAAAATACAAAAGTACCTGAACGAAGCGCCCTTTACGCCGGGCCTGGGCGAAAAGAACGAGTCCGCGCCAAAGTTAGCCGTTTGGACGGGCTGGCAAATTGTTAAACAATACATGGATAAACACCCGCAAATTACATTGGCACAATTAATGGCGGATACTAATGCACAACAAATACTCGATGAATCCAAATACCGACCACAATAA
- a CDS encoding DUF4349 domain-containing protein, with the protein MKKQQLVCMGLLCSIFWVACSGRKSHSEVSAADTISNNYNADTIKQPKMVKTADMRFKVKNVERVSEDISALTVKYKGMVMHHSMQSSINRSQDVLLNTDSVLRISSYNTSADMTLRIPSAQVEEFMNQVGKMAVYVNNRNMDIQDKTLDYLSAQMKLSSRSQIIDQQKKGVIKIKNPAAVLDLKDEMIDQQINNKRIDDAVKYSTLGLNFYQSNTIARETIVNDDPANFKLPFFTRFGQALANGWLIFTDTLIGLANLWMFILAAIAGWLIYRYLRRKNAVVPA; encoded by the coding sequence ATGAAAAAACAACAATTAGTGTGTATGGGATTGCTATGCTCAATTTTTTGGGTGGCATGCAGCGGAAGAAAATCGCATTCCGAAGTTTCGGCTGCCGATACGATATCAAATAACTACAATGCGGATACAATAAAGCAACCCAAAATGGTGAAAACCGCGGATATGCGTTTTAAAGTGAAAAATGTTGAACGCGTAAGCGAGGATATTTCGGCGTTGACTGTAAAATACAAAGGCATGGTGATGCACCATAGTATGCAGTCATCTATCAACCGCAGCCAGGATGTATTATTAAATACCGATTCCGTATTACGCATCTCATCATACAATACAAGTGCGGACATGACGCTCCGGATACCATCTGCCCAGGTTGAAGAATTTATGAACCAGGTAGGGAAGATGGCTGTGTATGTCAATAACCGGAATATGGACATCCAGGATAAAACGCTGGATTACCTTTCGGCCCAGATGAAATTATCAAGCCGCAGCCAGATCATTGATCAACAAAAAAAAGGTGTGATAAAAATTAAAAACCCGGCTGCTGTTTTAGATCTGAAAGATGAAATGATTGACCAGCAGATCAACAATAAGCGGATTGATGATGCCGTTAAATATAGTACGCTGGGCCTCAACTTTTATCAGAGTAATACCATAGCCCGAGAAACTATAGTAAATGATGATCCCGCGAACTTTAAGTTGCCCTTTTTTACCAGGTTTGGGCAGGCTTTGGCCAATGGCTGGCTGATATTTACAGATACCCTGATTGGCTTGGCTAATTTATGGATGTTTATTTTGGCCGCCATAGCGGGATGGTTAATTTACAGGTATTTGCGCCGGAAGAACGCCGTAGTACCTGCATAG
- a CDS encoding NAD+ synthase, producing the protein MMINIALAQLNYHVGNFESNTKKIIGTIETARRQGADLVVFSELCVCGYPARDFFEFTEFIGLCEEAAQQIAAVCTDIACIIGLPTPNLKEQGKDLFNSAYFIENGKVKAVVNKALLPNYDVFDEYRYFEPETDFNCIDFKGHRIALTICEDLWNTIENPLYITRPMDKLIEQQPDVMINIAASPFAYNHDKERIDILSNNSKQYHLPLFYVNQVGAQTELIFDGGSLVFDDKGDMLDELPYFKEHIAYYQLDKAGDKAVISFNHTPTVKPEYTGDIEQIHQGLLLGIRDYFYKSGFTRAILGLSGGIDSAVVCALAAEALGPDNVMAVLLPSRFSSDHSVTDADDLVTNLGCKSETIAIKNITEAFETALHPQFQNLPFNIAEENIQSRSRAVLLMAMCNKFGYILLNTSNKSEAAVGYGTLYGDMCGGISVLGDVYKTQVYQLANYINREREIIPINSIVKPPSAELRPGQKDSDSLPDYDILDTILLEYIENRKSSKEIISMGYDEQVVRRIIKLVNTAEHKRYQTPPILRVSPKAFGMGRRMPIVGKYLS; encoded by the coding sequence ATGATGATTAATATAGCTTTAGCCCAGCTTAATTACCACGTTGGCAACTTTGAATCGAATACAAAAAAGATAATTGGTACTATTGAAACAGCGCGCAGGCAAGGCGCGGATTTGGTGGTGTTTTCCGAATTATGCGTATGCGGATACCCGGCGCGCGATTTTTTTGAATTTACCGAATTTATTGGCCTTTGCGAAGAAGCTGCCCAACAAATAGCCGCCGTATGTACTGATATAGCCTGTATTATTGGCTTACCTACGCCTAATTTGAAGGAGCAGGGGAAAGACCTTTTCAATTCGGCCTATTTTATCGAAAACGGAAAGGTAAAGGCTGTTGTAAATAAGGCGCTGTTGCCTAATTATGATGTTTTTGACGAGTACCGTTATTTTGAACCCGAAACGGATTTTAACTGTATCGATTTTAAAGGACACCGCATAGCGTTAACCATTTGCGAGGATTTGTGGAATACCATTGAGAACCCCCTGTACATTACCCGGCCTATGGATAAGCTGATAGAGCAGCAGCCCGATGTGATGATCAACATAGCGGCCTCGCCCTTTGCCTATAACCACGATAAGGAGCGGATTGATATTTTAAGCAATAACTCCAAACAATATCACCTGCCCTTATTTTACGTAAACCAGGTAGGCGCTCAAACCGAACTTATTTTTGATGGTGGATCGTTAGTTTTTGATGATAAGGGCGATATGCTTGACGAGTTGCCTTATTTTAAAGAACACATTGCCTATTATCAATTGGATAAGGCTGGCGATAAAGCCGTGATCAGCTTTAACCATACCCCAACCGTCAAGCCCGAATACACCGGCGATATTGAGCAAATTCATCAGGGCTTATTGTTGGGTATCCGCGATTATTTTTATAAGTCAGGATTTACCCGCGCCATATTGGGTTTATCAGGCGGTATTGATTCGGCTGTGGTATGCGCGCTGGCGGCAGAAGCCTTAGGGCCTGATAATGTAATGGCGGTATTATTGCCATCGCGTTTTTCGTCCGATCATTCCGTTACCGATGCCGATGACCTGGTGACCAACCTGGGCTGCAAAAGCGAAACCATCGCCATCAAAAACATTACCGAAGCCTTTGAAACCGCCCTGCACCCGCAGTTTCAAAACCTTCCGTTTAATATTGCCGAAGAAAATATCCAGTCGCGCAGCCGCGCCGTGCTGTTAATGGCCATGTGCAATAAATTTGGCTATATATTGCTCAACACATCCAACAAAAGCGAAGCAGCCGTAGGGTATGGAACGCTGTATGGCGATATGTGCGGCGGTATTTCTGTTCTGGGCGACGTTTACAAAACGCAGGTTTATCAATTGGCCAATTATATTAATCGCGAGCGCGAGATCATCCCCATTAATTCGATAGTCAAACCACCATCGGCCGAGTTAAGGCCCGGACAAAAGGATTCCGACTCATTGCCGGATTACGATATCCTGGATACTATTTTGCTGGAGTATATCGAAAACCGTAAATCGTCCAAAGAGATTATCAGCATGGGATACGATGAGCAGGTGGTGAGGCGCATTATTAAGCTGGTGAACACGGCTGAGCATAAGCGCTACCAAACCCCGCCTATCCTGAGGGTATCGCCCAAGGCCTTTGGTATGGGCCGTAGGATGCCTATTGTAGGTAAATATTTATCGTAG
- a CDS encoding carboxypeptidase-like regulatory domain-containing protein, producing MKKMLLLYSIIFAYTYTNQSGLVKQGISGKVYLKQGNYMPSPGKKAGPGQAVSRTIWIYRLTAREQARASGSYFDHIQTKLVAKTQSDSEGNYAIALPPGKYSVFVDDNSLLYANSFDGKGNINPVEVKKDSISNKDITISSQAVY from the coding sequence ATGAAAAAAATGTTATTGCTATATAGTATAATTTTTGCTTATACGTACACAAATCAGTCCGGGTTAGTTAAACAGGGGATTAGCGGCAAAGTTTACCTAAAGCAGGGTAACTACATGCCTTCGCCAGGCAAAAAAGCGGGACCGGGACAAGCCGTTAGCAGAACTATTTGGATATACCGGTTAACTGCCCGTGAACAGGCCCGGGCCAGCGGCAGCTATTTTGATCATATCCAAACCAAGCTGGTGGCTAAAACACAGAGCGATAGCGAAGGTAATTACGCCATAGCCCTGCCCCCTGGCAAGTATTCGGTTTTTGTGGACGATAACAGCCTGCTTTATGCCAATAGTTTCGACGGTAAAGGGAATATCAACCCGGTAGAGGTTAAAAAAGACAGTATCAGTAATAAAGATATCACCATCAGTAGCCAGGCGGTTTATTGA
- a CDS encoding patatin-like phospholipase family protein produces the protein MHNKYSMNPNTDHNKPQSIGLALSGGGVRGISHLGVIQALTDNGIQFSHISGTSAGAIAAAFCAGGYAPREALKIIKETKFLPLLRPSIGSAGLVSILNVRFLFGKYIAHNSIQKLNTRVTISAVDLGEGKLVYFTEGELDLAVLASCCLPGIFKPIVINDHMYVDGGVLNNFPVEPLVGNCDFIIGSSCNHLPVVTEIRSFGNLIERAAMIAVNANLNAHKALCDVVIEPHGLGGYGIFDTNAAEEIYMIGYEEGLKAIEGNERLKAIVQTYKKNKKKKA, from the coding sequence ATGCACAACAAATACTCGATGAATCCAAATACCGACCACAATAAACCCCAGAGCATAGGGCTGGCCTTATCAGGCGGCGGGGTAAGAGGCATTTCGCACTTAGGGGTGATACAGGCCTTAACTGATAATGGCATCCAGTTTTCGCATATCTCGGGCACCAGTGCCGGGGCTATAGCCGCGGCCTTTTGTGCAGGAGGCTACGCTCCGCGCGAAGCTTTAAAGATTATTAAAGAAACCAAGTTTCTGCCTTTACTGCGTCCGTCAATCGGTAGCGCTGGATTGGTTTCTATCTTAAACGTGCGGTTTTTATTTGGGAAGTATATCGCTCACAACTCCATTCAAAAACTAAACACTCGCGTTACCATTTCGGCAGTAGACCTGGGCGAGGGTAAGTTGGTTTACTTTACCGAAGGGGAGCTGGACCTCGCTGTTTTGGCCTCGTGCTGCCTGCCCGGAATTTTTAAGCCCATCGTTATTAACGACCACATGTATGTGGACGGCGGTGTACTCAATAATTTTCCGGTTGAGCCGCTGGTTGGCAATTGCGATTTTATTATCGGCTCATCATGCAATCACCTCCCGGTTGTTACCGAGATCCGCTCGTTCGGCAACCTGATTGAAAGGGCTGCCATGATTGCCGTTAACGCTAACCTGAATGCCCACAAGGCCTTATGCGATGTAGTTATTGAACCGCATGGACTGGGCGGCTACGGTATATTTGATACCAACGCGGCCGAAGAGATTTATATGATAGGTTATGAAGAGGGGCTGAAAGCTATTGAAGGGAACGAAAGGCTTAAAGCCATTGTGCAAACCTATAAAAAGAACAAAAAGAAGAAAGCTTAA